A single window of Candidatus Flexicrinis proximus DNA harbors:
- a CDS encoding FkbM family methyltransferase: MELNRLRNVHTEQLAVMDRDDEIYLYLSDLNFGDHRTFEPTDDALSNQGQARTKVPVKGTSIDKYVKASNLRPDLIKMDIQGAEIPALIGMEETLREFNANHLTLSTGRTVFVERISA, encoded by the coding sequence ATCGAGTTAAACCGGCTTCGGAACGTTCATACGGAACAGCTTGCAGTAATGGACCGAGACGACGAGATCTACCTTTATCTTTCCGACCTGAACTTCGGCGATCACCGTACATTCGAACCCACCGATGATGCCCTTTCAAATCAAGGACAAGCGAGGACAAAAGTGCCAGTGAAGGGCACGAGTATTGATAAGTACGTGAAAGCCTCGAACTTGCGACCCGACTTGATCAAAATGGATATTCAAGGTGCCGAAATTCCAGCATTGATTGGCATGGAAGAGACCCTTCGTGAGTTCAACGCCAATCATCTTACTCTGAGTACTGGCCGCACGGTCTTCGTCGAGCGGATTTCAGCCTGA